From the Mustelus asterias chromosome 22, sMusAst1.hap1.1, whole genome shotgun sequence genome, one window contains:
- the klhl21 gene encoding kelch-like protein 21: MDRPSTLTQASVLPFCDPGHALHILQGISELRAEGKFFDMTLSAGGQDFPCHRTVLAAASHYFRAMFAGRLRESQAERVELHGVRPAILGLLLDFCYSGRVTVTPGNVEPLARAADLFQFPSVKEACCAYLERQLDVANCLDIQEFAEAYACRGLAERAKRFILRHIVELSAHQDFEALPQRRLLEYLSDDRLHVDKEEAAYQLALRWVKADPKRRLRLWPELLEHVRLPFIRRFYLLAYVESEPLVSHFPRCRQLIHQARAFQSSAYDRHDYPCERMRARPSTGLAEILVVVGGCDKDCDELVTVDCFNPQSGQWRYLAEFPEQLAGGYSITAFGNDIYVTGGSDGTSLYDYVWRYNSSVNEWTEVSPMLQAREYHSSLVLKGHIYIIAHDGLERYDHCIDSWEALQPMPFPMENCSSTACRGKLYAIGTLIGKEAMAIQCYDPEIDSWSVVVCGSLPPWSFVPKTVTLNGLIYFVRDDSSEVDVYNPTKNEWDKIPSMNQVHVGGSVAALGGKLIVSGGYDNTFELSDVIESYDLQTGTWSIVGRLPQPTFWHGTVSIFRQFMPTAQVTFEGTMNDNHNNEINVLNLARYRRHLHNENLRL, encoded by the exons ATGGACAGGCCTAGCACGCTGACCCAAGCCTCGGTGCTGCCTTTCTGCGACCCCGGCCACGCTCTGCACATCCTGCAGGGCATCAGCGAGCTGCGGGCGGAGGGCAAGTTCTTCGACATGACGCTGTCGGCGGGCGGGCAGGATTTCCCGTGCCACCGGACGGTGCTGGCGGCCGCCAGCCACTACTTCAGGGCCATGTTCGCGGGCCGGCTGCGGGAGAGCCAGGCCGAGCGGGTGGAGCTGCACGGGGTGCGGCCCGCCATCCTGGGCCTGCTGCTGGACTTCTGCTACAGCGGCCGGGTGACCGTCACCCCGGGCAACGTGGAGCCGCTGGCCCGCGCCGCCGACCTCTTCCAGTTCCCCTCGGTCAAGGAGGCGTGCTGCGCCTACCTGGAGCGGCAGCTGGACGTGGCCAACTGCCTGGACATCCAGGAGTTCGCCGAGGCCTACGCCTGCCGCGGCCTGGCCGAGCGGGCCAAGCGCTTCATCCTGCGCCACATCGTCGAGCTGTCCGCCCACCAGGACTTCGAGGCGCTGCCGCAGCGCCGGCTGCTCGAGTACCTGTCCGACGACCGCCTGCACGTCGACAAGGAGGAGGCGGCCTACCAGCTGGCGCTGCGCTGGGTCAAGGCCGACCCCAAGCGGCGCCTCCGCCTCTGGCCCGAGCTCTTGGAGCACGTCCGCCTGCCCTTCATCCGCCGCTTCTACCTGCTGGCGTACGTGGAGAGCGAGCCGCTGGTCTCGCACTTCCCCCGCTGCCGCCAGCTCATCCACCAGGCCCGCGCCTTCCAGTCCTCCGCGTACGACCGCCACGACTACCCGTGCGAGCGGATGCGGGCCCGGCCCTCCACCGGCCTGGCCGAGATCCTGGTGGTGGTGGGCGGCTGCGACAAGGACTGCGACGAGCTGGTCACCGTGGACTGCTTCAACCCGCAGAGCGGCCAGTGGCGCTACCTGGCCGAGTTCCCCGAGCAGCTGGCCGGAGGCTACAGCATCACCGCCTTCGGCAACGACATCTATGTCACCG GTGGTTCTGATGGGACGTCGCTGTACGACTATGTGTGGCGTTACAATTCCAGTGTGAATGAGTGGACTGAGGTTTCACCCATGCTTCAAGCACGAGAGTATCACAGCTCCCTGGTTCTCAAAGGCCACATCTACATCATCGCCCATGACGGCCTGGAGCGCTACGATCACTGTATCGACAGCTGGGAGGCCCTACAACCTATGCCCTTCCCCATGGAGAACTGCTCGAGTACAGCCTGCCGGGGCAAACTCTATGCCATTGGCACACTTATTGGTAAAGAAGCGATGGCCATTCAGTGCTACGATCCTGAGATTGACTCCTGGAGTGTTGTGGTTTGCGGCTCATTGCCTCCATGGTCGTTTGTGCCAAAGACAGTAACTCTCAATGGACTGATATACTTTGTTCG GGATGATTCTTCGGAGGTCGATGTGTATAACCCAACCAAGAACGAATGGGACAAAATCCCATCCATGAATCAG GTCCATGTTGGAGGCAGTGTGGCTGCCCTGGGTGGAAAGCTGATTGTCTCTGGTGGCTACGATAACACATTTGAATTATCCGACGTAATCGAAAGCTATGACTTGCAGACtggcacctggagcattgtggggCGACTCCCACAACCCACCTTTTGGCATGGGACTGTCAGCATCTTCCGGCAATTCATGCCCACCGCCCAGGTTACCTTCGAAGGAACCATGAACGACAATCATAACAATGAAATAAATGTCCTGAATCTAGCTCGATATCGAAGACACCTTCATAACGAGAACCTCCGCCTATAG